CTGCGAGCCCGCTACTGTACTGCCATTAGCTCAACGTTATTTTCTATTCTAAATGATCCTGATTAATTCGATACAGGGGAATGTGCAATCTTTTGACCCTGGCGCACGGGTCCTGGATCTCTTGCAGCTGGAATGGTTTGAGACAGGCAAAAAGATCATGCGTCGTCATACCCGTGATGGGCGTGAAATAGGCTGGAAGGTGGTGAAAGAATTACCCGTTTTGCAGGATGGAGATATTCTATGGAAGGATGATCATACCCTCATTGCCGTAAGTATATTGCCCGCTGCTGCAATTGTGCTCAAACCGCTTAGTATGCTGGATATGGCGACGATCTGTTACGAGATAGGCAACAAGCACCTGCCTTTGTTTATTGTAAATGAAGAAGTATTGGTGCCTTACGAAGATCCCTTATTTCGCTGGCTGGAAGCTAAAGGATATGCGCCCAGGCAGGAACAGCGGGTATTGACAAATATGCTGCGCAGTAATGTGCTGCCACATGAACATGGATCAGGCACTACACTGTTCAGTAAAATACTGCAGCTGACTACTAAATCATAGGTCCTGTTACAGGTTGAATTATTATTTAGTTCTAAGAAAAAGATTCTTACTACCAAGTCTTAGTTATGCAAAACTGGTTGCCATACCTGTTGCACCTGTCCGATCCGGCACTACCGGTAGGTGCTTACTCTCATTCCAATGGGCTGGAAACCTATGTGCAGCAGGGGATCGTACACGATGCAACAAGCGCGGGTACTTACATCCGCAATATGCTGGAATATAATTTTATTTACAATGATGGTTTCTTTGCATGGCAGGGCTATATGGCTGCTGCGGCAGGAGATTTGTCTTTGTTGCTGGAACTGGATGAGGAATGTACTGCATTGAAATCATCCATGGAAATGCGACAGGCCAGTCAGAAACTGGGCTTGCGTTTGCTGAAGTTGATGATGCCATTGACTAAGCATGCATTTGCAAAAGAATATGCTTCACAAACAACGGGTCATTATTGTTTAGTATTTGGCGTATATGCTTACCTGCTGGGTATTCCATTGGAAGAAGCGATGGTTGCATTCTATTACAATGCAGCTACGGGGATGGTCACGAATTGTGTGAAACTGGTACCATTGGGTCAACAGCAGGGGCAGGAAATATTATATAGTTTATTACCCTTATTATCTTCATGGGCAGCTAAGACGCAATTGATTCCACGTGAGCTGGCAGGCCGCTGCAGCCCTGCATTTGATA
This window of the Chitinophaga sancti genome carries:
- the ureE gene encoding urease accessory protein UreE, yielding MILINSIQGNVQSFDPGARVLDLLQLEWFETGKKIMRRHTRDGREIGWKVVKELPVLQDGDILWKDDHTLIAVSILPAAAIVLKPLSMLDMATICYEIGNKHLPLFIVNEEVLVPYEDPLFRWLEAKGYAPRQEQRVLTNMLRSNVLPHEHGSGTTLFSKILQLTTKS
- a CDS encoding urease accessory protein UreF, with the translated sequence MQNWLPYLLHLSDPALPVGAYSHSNGLETYVQQGIVHDATSAGTYIRNMLEYNFIYNDGFFAWQGYMAAAAGDLSLLLELDEECTALKSSMEMRQASQKLGLRLLKLMMPLTKHAFAKEYASQTTGHYCLVFGVYAYLLGIPLEEAMVAFYYNAATGMVTNCVKLVPLGQQQGQEILYSLLPLLSSWAAKTQLIPRELAGRCSPAFDISCMQHEKLYSRLYMS